One Phycisphaera mikurensis NBRC 102666 DNA window includes the following coding sequences:
- a CDS encoding beta-ketoacyl-ACP synthase 3 — protein sequence MTATQRTMTPPTGADRADAPGRMLRLYRWMALARAAEKRQRELVAGGEAHFMMPYRGHEGVAALQLFLGEDDWLHVHYRDQALLLARGLPVSRVFDSLLANANDTAAGGMMGGFHADAGLHILPMVVPTGNHALQAVGVAQELRRSGRPGPAGRPPLVACGFGDGTAQQGEVLEAIAEAVRDRLPMLFYCSDNGYAISTPTGGKTFFDLPRGSASEFLGRKIHRFDARDVGPELGRLGDTIAHARTADGPTLMVLRCERLTNHTNADDQRTYREAEGLAASERDHDPVVNLRRCLADEVDATELDAIDADAEAAVDEAAETARRGAEPAGVAAVSKPFPPNLSTGAEHPPAQPGDVLMIEAMRRVLDARLAADGRVVLLGEDIADPKGDVFGVTRGLSTTHGADRVINSALSESTITGTAIGRAMAGGRPVGFVQFADFLPNGLNQILSELGTIRWRSGGAFECPAIFMVTCGGYKPGLGPFHAQTFEALLAGVPGVDVFMPSTAADAAGLLNAAFESGRPTVFLYPKACLNDRGNACGGVVEELLASPGTAAHRRRGDDLTLVAWGSTASVAEAVADTLAEAGHGVDLLDLRTITPWDRAAVAASAARTGRLLVVHEDNLTAGFGGEVVAAVCEDVDRPLSVKRVARPDVPVPQAFSAQLEVLPSYRRVLDAAASLLGVEADWAAATKAAPVVAGGEFVVEAEGSSPADAAVTITQWLVSAGDRVKKGQNIADLEADKAVFELAAPADAEVAAVLVGEGEEVPVGTPILRLRRLEEAGAAAADGDGSGPVKRTVREDRTPPKLSAPAAPLAADAAAAAASVRVYLSPIHTVEGRNRLDNSDLERRFPGRSAEDIVKRTGIESRPIVGPGQTALSMAVEAAAAALAAEGLALDDLSGIVCHTTTPPLNTPSMACMVLNGLDEQRRAADPKLAPAEAVVYDVNAACSGWLYALDAAFNTVRDNPRSAVLVVTTEALSRVVDPSDFDTAILFGDAATATVVRGSAVADAAGGAAGLPAGSLVLHKPVLSGKADPGMVLTVGFEGGGHVQMDGKRVFVEGVRAMTEMAQRAFTAAGRPLEDVDWLVPHQANRRIFDAVAKKLNVPAEKVIDQIAHCGNTSSSSIPLAIARALRDGSATLEPGQTVGAVAFGGGFTFGAAILEVV from the coding sequence ATGACCGCGACGCAACGAACGATGACGCCGCCCACGGGAGCCGATCGGGCGGACGCCCCCGGGCGGATGCTCCGCCTGTACCGCTGGATGGCCCTGGCCAGGGCCGCCGAGAAGCGTCAGCGCGAGCTGGTCGCCGGCGGCGAGGCGCACTTCATGATGCCCTACCGCGGGCACGAGGGCGTGGCGGCGCTGCAGCTGTTCTTGGGCGAGGACGACTGGCTGCACGTCCACTACCGCGACCAGGCCCTGCTGCTGGCCCGCGGCCTGCCGGTGTCGCGCGTCTTCGACTCGCTGCTCGCCAACGCCAACGACACGGCCGCGGGCGGGATGATGGGCGGCTTCCACGCCGACGCGGGGCTGCACATCCTCCCGATGGTCGTGCCGACCGGCAACCACGCCCTCCAGGCGGTGGGCGTCGCGCAGGAGTTGCGGCGGTCCGGCCGGCCCGGGCCAGCGGGCCGTCCACCGCTGGTCGCGTGCGGCTTCGGCGACGGCACCGCCCAGCAGGGCGAGGTGCTCGAGGCCATTGCCGAGGCCGTCCGCGACCGCCTCCCGATGCTGTTCTACTGCTCCGACAACGGCTACGCGATCAGCACGCCCACCGGCGGGAAGACCTTCTTCGACCTGCCGAGAGGGTCCGCGTCGGAGTTCCTCGGCAGGAAGATCCACCGCTTCGACGCCCGCGACGTCGGCCCCGAGCTCGGCCGCCTCGGCGACACGATCGCGCACGCCCGCACCGCCGACGGTCCGACGCTGATGGTGCTGCGCTGCGAGCGGCTGACCAACCACACCAACGCCGACGACCAGCGGACCTACCGCGAGGCCGAGGGCCTCGCCGCCAGCGAGCGTGACCACGACCCCGTGGTGAACCTGCGGCGGTGCCTGGCGGACGAGGTCGACGCCACCGAGCTGGACGCCATCGACGCCGATGCCGAGGCGGCGGTGGACGAGGCCGCCGAGACCGCCCGCCGCGGCGCCGAGCCGGCCGGCGTCGCCGCCGTTTCCAAGCCCTTCCCCCCGAACCTCTCGACCGGCGCCGAGCACCCCCCGGCCCAGCCGGGCGACGTGTTGATGATCGAGGCGATGCGGAGAGTGCTCGACGCCCGGCTCGCCGCCGACGGCCGCGTCGTGCTTCTCGGCGAGGACATCGCCGACCCCAAGGGCGACGTCTTCGGCGTGACGCGCGGGCTGTCCACCACCCACGGCGCCGACCGCGTCATCAACTCGGCCCTCAGCGAGTCGACCATCACCGGCACCGCCATCGGCCGCGCGATGGCCGGCGGCCGCCCGGTCGGCTTCGTCCAGTTCGCCGACTTCCTGCCCAACGGCCTCAACCAGATCCTCTCGGAGCTGGGCACGATCCGGTGGCGCAGCGGCGGGGCGTTCGAGTGCCCGGCGATCTTCATGGTCACCTGCGGCGGCTACAAGCCGGGCCTGGGACCCTTCCACGCCCAGACCTTCGAGGCCCTGCTCGCCGGCGTGCCCGGCGTGGACGTCTTCATGCCCTCGACCGCGGCCGACGCCGCGGGCCTGCTCAACGCCGCCTTCGAGAGCGGCCGGCCGACGGTCTTCCTCTACCCCAAGGCCTGCCTGAACGACCGCGGCAACGCCTGCGGGGGCGTGGTCGAGGAGCTGCTCGCCTCGCCGGGCACCGCCGCCCACCGCCGCCGCGGCGACGACCTCACGCTGGTCGCCTGGGGCAGCACCGCGTCGGTCGCCGAGGCCGTGGCCGACACGCTCGCCGAAGCGGGCCACGGGGTGGACCTGCTGGACCTCCGCACGATCACGCCGTGGGACCGCGCCGCCGTCGCGGCCTCGGCCGCCCGCACCGGCCGCCTGCTCGTCGTGCATGAGGACAACCTGACCGCCGGCTTCGGCGGCGAGGTCGTCGCCGCGGTGTGCGAGGACGTGGACCGGCCGCTCTCGGTCAAGCGCGTCGCTCGGCCCGACGTGCCGGTTCCGCAGGCCTTCTCCGCCCAGCTGGAGGTGCTGCCCAGCTACCGCCGCGTGCTCGACGCCGCGGCGTCGCTGCTGGGCGTTGAGGCCGATTGGGCCGCGGCGACGAAAGCCGCCCCGGTCGTCGCCGGCGGTGAGTTCGTCGTCGAGGCCGAGGGCTCCAGCCCCGCCGACGCCGCGGTGACCATCACGCAGTGGCTCGTCTCCGCGGGCGACCGCGTGAAGAAGGGCCAGAACATCGCCGACCTCGAGGCCGACAAGGCCGTCTTCGAGCTGGCCGCCCCCGCCGACGCCGAGGTCGCCGCGGTGCTGGTGGGCGAGGGCGAGGAGGTGCCGGTGGGCACGCCGATTCTGCGGCTCCGCCGGCTGGAGGAAGCGGGCGCCGCCGCCGCGGACGGCGACGGCTCCGGGCCCGTGAAGCGCACGGTCCGCGAGGACCGCACGCCGCCGAAGCTCTCGGCACCGGCTGCACCGCTCGCCGCGGACGCGGCGGCCGCAGCCGCTTCCGTCCGCGTCTACCTCTCGCCGATCCACACCGTCGAGGGCCGCAACCGGCTGGACAACTCCGACCTGGAGCGCCGCTTCCCCGGCCGCAGCGCCGAGGACATCGTCAAGCGGACCGGCATCGAGAGCCGGCCGATCGTCGGCCCCGGCCAGACGGCGCTTTCGATGGCCGTCGAGGCCGCCGCCGCCGCGCTCGCTGCCGAGGGGCTGGCGCTGGACGACCTCTCGGGCATCGTCTGCCACACCACCACGCCGCCCCTGAACACGCCGTCGATGGCGTGCATGGTGCTCAACGGCCTCGACGAGCAGCGGCGGGCCGCCGACCCCAAGCTCGCCCCCGCCGAGGCCGTCGTCTACGACGTCAACGCCGCGTGCTCGGGCTGGCTCTACGCCCTCGACGCCGCCTTCAACACCGTCCGCGACAACCCGCGGTCCGCCGTGCTGGTCGTCACCACCGAGGCGCTGTCCCGCGTCGTCGACCCCAGCGACTTCGACACCGCCATCCTCTTCGGCGACGCCGCGACCGCCACCGTCGTGCGCGGCTCGGCGGTCGCGGATGCCGCGGGGGGAGCCGCCGGCTTGCCCGCCGGCTCGCTGGTCCTCCACAAGCCCGTGCTCTCGGGCAAGGCCGACCCGGGCATGGTGCTCACCGTCGGCTTCGAGGGCGGCGGCCACGTGCAGATGGACGGCAAGCGCGTCTTCGTCGAGGGCGTGCGGGCGATGACCGAGATGGCCCAGCGGGCCTTCACCGCCGCCGGCCGCCCGCTCGAAGACGTCGACTGGCTCGTGCCCCACCAGGCCAACCGCCGCATCTTCGACGCCGTCGCCAAGAAGCTCAACGTGCCGGCCGAGAAGGTGATCGACCAGATCGCCCACTGCGGCAACACCTCCTCCAGCAGCATCCCCCTCGCCATCGCCCGGGCCCTCCGCGATGGCAGCGCCACACTCGAGCCCGGCCAGACCGTTGGCGCCGTCGCCTTCGGCGGCGGCTTCACCTTCGGGGCGGCGATCCTCGAAGTGGTCTGA
- a CDS encoding HEAT repeat domain-containing protein, with amino-acid sequence MLHARLLLAAALCLVPASVAPAPAAAQQPEAAATAPADPDAAAVAVILRASRSDRAELRANAVEAIQHAPDRALPLVQAALEDENAGVRFAALYVVGRQKMDDLGPAVERKLAAGDEPNPSVRAAVVFAAAQLGLADDATLSRMARYLFHDDPRVRANAVLLMGEMKQPGAATMLRHASAKPAGDRHPQIEWALLRLQVAEALAKGGDAPPDPTSVAPELTGDSAGAGIRAVRAAAYSTFDEVRVLAVQALGRLGDEAFWGNLNNFLNPDDAQPVEFKLAAARSLADLGRGDRGLFVALPAAEHELPTVRAQAAFALGAMDAAEARSALAGLLSDPAEPVRLAAAAAWLERSGS; translated from the coding sequence ATGCTTCACGCCCGCCTCCTCCTCGCCGCCGCGCTCTGCCTCGTTCCCGCGTCCGTGGCCCCCGCGCCCGCCGCGGCGCAGCAACCCGAGGCGGCGGCGACCGCCCCCGCCGACCCCGACGCCGCGGCCGTCGCGGTGATCCTCCGGGCCTCCCGCAGCGACCGCGCCGAGCTGAGGGCGAACGCGGTGGAGGCGATCCAGCACGCGCCCGACCGGGCGCTGCCGCTGGTCCAGGCCGCGCTGGAGGACGAGAACGCGGGCGTCCGCTTCGCGGCGCTCTACGTGGTGGGGCGGCAGAAGATGGACGATCTCGGCCCCGCCGTGGAGCGCAAGCTCGCCGCCGGCGACGAACCCAACCCCAGCGTGCGGGCGGCGGTCGTCTTCGCGGCGGCGCAGCTGGGGCTGGCCGACGACGCGACGCTCTCGCGGATGGCCCGCTACCTGTTCCACGACGACCCGCGGGTGCGGGCCAACGCGGTGCTGCTGATGGGCGAGATGAAGCAGCCGGGGGCGGCGACGATGCTCCGCCACGCGTCCGCGAAGCCCGCCGGGGATCGGCACCCGCAGATCGAGTGGGCGCTCCTGCGGCTGCAGGTGGCCGAGGCGCTGGCCAAGGGGGGCGACGCTCCGCCGGATCCCACCTCCGTCGCGCCCGAGCTGACGGGCGACAGCGCCGGCGCTGGGATCCGCGCGGTGCGGGCGGCGGCGTACTCCACCTTCGACGAGGTCCGCGTCCTCGCGGTGCAGGCGCTCGGGCGGCTCGGCGACGAGGCCTTCTGGGGCAACCTCAACAACTTCCTCAACCCCGACGACGCCCAGCCCGTCGAGTTCAAGCTCGCCGCCGCCCGCAGCCTCGCCGACCTGGGGCGCGGCGACCGCGGGCTCTTCGTCGCCCTCCCCGCCGCCGAGCACGAGCTCCCGACGGTGCGGGCCCAGGCGGCCTTCGCGCTGGGCGCGATGGACGCCGCGGAGGCGCGCTCCGCGCTGGCGGGCCTGCTGTCGGACCCCGCCGAGCCCGTGCGGCTGGCGGCCGCGGCGGCCTGGCTGGAGCGGTCGGGGTCCTGA
- a CDS encoding nucleotidyl transferase AbiEii/AbiGii toxin family protein: MEASLHAGARRAIEVLTLADACSCPVGGIAVANRTAIRFTRDVDLAIAVADDAEAEAVARCFLSGGYALRGSLKQTAVDRLSTLRLRPPTPRDGQVDEGLVPMVDVLFASSGIEAECVDAATPVRVAPGLAVPTASVPHLIALKLLSESERRLQDRIDLLMLIRVATASDLETVQNLLRLIRTRRFHRDKDLPARLAHFCELAASDDPGGTLG; the protein is encoded by the coding sequence GTGGAAGCCAGCCTCCACGCCGGTGCGAGACGCGCCATCGAGGTGCTGACGCTCGCGGACGCGTGTTCCTGCCCGGTGGGCGGGATCGCGGTGGCGAACCGAACGGCCATCCGCTTCACCCGAGACGTCGACCTCGCGATCGCGGTGGCCGACGATGCGGAGGCGGAGGCCGTCGCCCGGTGCTTCCTCAGCGGCGGCTACGCGCTCCGAGGCAGCCTGAAGCAGACGGCGGTGGATCGCTTGAGCACCCTCCGCCTCCGGCCCCCGACTCCGCGGGACGGGCAGGTGGACGAAGGGCTGGTGCCGATGGTCGACGTCCTCTTCGCTTCCAGCGGGATCGAAGCGGAGTGCGTGGACGCGGCGACGCCGGTGCGGGTGGCCCCCGGCCTCGCGGTGCCAACGGCGAGCGTCCCGCACCTCATCGCGTTGAAGCTGCTCTCCGAGAGCGAGCGTCGGCTGCAGGACCGCATCGACCTCCTGATGTTGATCCGCGTGGCGACGGCCTCCGACCTGGAGACGGTCCAAAACCTCCTCCGCCTGATCAGGACTCGACGCTTCCACCGCGACAAGGACCTGCCGGCGCGGTTGGCGCACTTCTGCGAACTCGCCGCGTCCGACGATCCAGGCGGAACCCTCGGTTGA
- the lnt gene encoding apolipoprotein N-acyltransferase, giving the protein MADVKTSNARRLQSWTAHLGLLAATGVLLALAFPLPGWSWLGFLALAPAAVVVGRSASPRRVWVAGFVVFSLWFLWMLRWLWPVTGPGVLALAPFTAVFPATALWAANLAVVRGRIPVVLALPACWVAGEFLRSVQPWGGFGWFALGHTAGAFGPDAGPSAHALLASVAGAPLVSLFLAYVACEFATVATRRGRIGRVLLRFSGAAALLLTLIWAGSVIHSLTPRSGVQVAAIQTNNPHSNRVAPTYEDLAAEFRGLAGLHRDAAAARPKPALILWPETIVPGPFNRDADGLDQSPFATAARALIEECGIPTVVGGGFSLPGEGTPRHNSAYLVLPGEPVEAARHDKVHRVPFGEYIPGPGWLKELVLHRFSPYDFDYTLTEGRLGKPFKLLLEDGRTLRFATPICFEDTNPRLTRQMAGRGAEALLNLTTSGWFGRMPADGDAGGLAWRSVRAQHLQIAGFRSIETGLPTLRAVNTGDSALVTGAGFVRGTLPPGEPGVLHAELPLPAAGEAERTLYVRGGYLFAPALACLATLFLLAGLFRAKEEDPILRTASPSGGRPAGGEEG; this is encoded by the coding sequence GTGGCCGACGTGAAGACAAGCAACGCGCGACGCCTCCAATCGTGGACGGCGCACCTCGGGCTGCTCGCCGCAACGGGGGTGCTGCTGGCGCTGGCGTTCCCGCTGCCGGGGTGGTCGTGGCTGGGCTTCCTCGCGCTGGCGCCGGCCGCGGTGGTCGTCGGCAGGTCGGCGAGCCCGCGTCGGGTCTGGGTCGCGGGCTTCGTGGTCTTCTCGCTGTGGTTCCTTTGGATGCTGCGGTGGCTGTGGCCGGTGACGGGGCCGGGGGTGCTGGCGCTGGCGCCCTTCACGGCGGTGTTCCCGGCGACGGCGCTCTGGGCGGCGAACCTCGCGGTGGTGCGGGGGAGGATCCCGGTGGTGCTGGCGCTGCCGGCGTGCTGGGTGGCGGGGGAGTTCTTGCGGAGCGTGCAGCCCTGGGGCGGGTTCGGGTGGTTCGCGCTGGGGCACACGGCGGGAGCGTTCGGCCCGGACGCAGGGCCAAGCGCTCACGCGCTTCTCGCCTCGGTGGCGGGTGCCCCGCTGGTCAGCCTGTTCCTGGCGTACGTCGCGTGCGAGTTCGCGACCGTGGCGACCCGTCGCGGGCGCATCGGGCGGGTGCTGCTGCGGTTTTCGGGAGCTGCCGCGTTGCTGCTCACGCTGATCTGGGCCGGGTCGGTGATCCATTCGCTGACCCCGCGGAGCGGAGTCCAAGTCGCCGCGATCCAGACCAACAACCCCCACAGCAACCGCGTGGCCCCGACCTACGAGGATCTGGCGGCGGAGTTCCGCGGGCTCGCGGGCCTGCACCGCGACGCGGCGGCGGCCCGGCCGAAGCCGGCGCTGATCCTCTGGCCCGAGACGATCGTGCCCGGGCCGTTCAACCGCGACGCGGACGGGCTGGACCAGAGCCCCTTCGCCACCGCGGCGCGGGCGCTCATCGAGGAGTGCGGCATCCCCACCGTCGTCGGTGGCGGCTTCTCGCTCCCCGGCGAGGGCACGCCGCGGCACAACTCCGCGTACCTGGTGCTGCCCGGCGAGCCGGTGGAGGCGGCGCGTCACGACAAGGTCCACCGCGTGCCCTTCGGCGAGTACATCCCCGGGCCGGGCTGGCTCAAGGAGCTCGTGCTCCACAGGTTCAGCCCCTACGACTTCGACTACACGCTGACCGAGGGACGGCTCGGCAAGCCCTTCAAGCTTCTGCTGGAGGACGGCCGCACGCTCCGCTTCGCCACGCCGATCTGCTTCGAGGACACGAACCCGAGGCTCACGCGGCAGATGGCCGGACGCGGGGCGGAGGCGCTCCTGAACCTCACGACGTCCGGCTGGTTCGGGCGGATGCCCGCGGACGGCGACGCCGGCGGCCTCGCCTGGCGCTCCGTCCGCGCCCAGCACCTCCAGATCGCGGGCTTCCGCTCCATCGAGACCGGCCTGCCGACGCTCCGCGCCGTCAACACCGGCGACTCCGCCCTCGTGACCGGCGCGGGTTTCGTCCGCGGGACGCTCCCGCCCGGCGAGCCCGGCGTCCTCCACGCCGAGCTGCCCCTTCCCGCCGCGGGCGAGGCGGAGCGAACCCTCTACGTCCGCGGCGGGTACCTCTTCGCGCCGGCCCTCGCGTGCCTCGCGACGCTCTTCCTGCTGGCCGGGCTGTTTCGGGCGAAGGAGGAGGACCCGATCTTGCGGACCGCGAGCCCGTCGGGCGGCAGGCCCGCCGGCGGGGAGGAGGGTTGA
- a CDS encoding BaiN/RdsA family NAD(P)/FAD-dependent oxidoreductase, with translation MPTDPHSERHAEVLVVGGGAAGLYAGVWAARAGARVAVLEGSRRAGAKVLIAGGGRCNVTHDVVRPADYCTSRAKAVVKKTLARHGVADVVAFFAERGVELKREETGKLFPVSDKARSVLDAMTSALDDAGGVLHTRSRVTAVDPRTAGGFDVRVSRSADPEPEAWTADRVVFCPGGRALPASGSDGGGYAIAERLGHTVTATWPALVAWTCEEGHWLQELPGVALPAEVRVTNANGKVLARQTGDTLVTHRGLSGPAPMDLSRHIEAARRSEPGGRLRVQIGFWPGATFDEADTRLREAAEAEPRAAVRSFLKWTIPQRLAEALLAGPVGVDPGTPLGHLKREHRRALAHLLVATEVPVDGDRGFDHAEATAGGVPLDEVDPATFQSRRRRGLFLAGEVLDVDGRIGGYNFQWAWASGFLAGSAAAAAAAV, from the coding sequence ATGCCGACCGACCCCCACAGCGAGCGGCACGCGGAGGTGCTGGTGGTCGGCGGCGGGGCGGCGGGGTTGTACGCGGGCGTTTGGGCGGCGCGGGCGGGTGCGAGGGTCGCGGTGCTGGAGGGCTCGCGTCGGGCGGGGGCCAAGGTGCTCATCGCCGGCGGCGGCCGCTGCAACGTGACCCACGACGTGGTGCGGCCGGCGGACTACTGCACCAGCCGGGCGAAGGCGGTCGTCAAGAAGACGCTCGCCCGGCATGGCGTCGCCGACGTGGTGGCCTTCTTCGCCGAGCGGGGCGTGGAGCTCAAGCGCGAGGAGACGGGCAAGCTGTTCCCGGTCAGCGACAAAGCGCGGAGCGTGCTCGACGCGATGACCTCGGCGCTCGACGACGCGGGGGGGGTGCTGCACACGCGGTCCCGTGTCACCGCGGTCGATCCGCGGACCGCGGGCGGTTTCGACGTCCGGGTGTCGCGGTCCGCGGATCCGGAGCCGGAGGCCTGGACGGCCGACCGCGTGGTGTTCTGCCCGGGCGGCAGGGCGCTCCCGGCATCGGGCAGCGACGGCGGCGGGTACGCGATCGCGGAGCGGCTCGGCCACACCGTCACCGCGACCTGGCCCGCGCTCGTGGCGTGGACCTGCGAGGAGGGCCACTGGCTGCAGGAGCTGCCCGGCGTGGCTCTGCCCGCGGAGGTGCGGGTGACCAACGCGAACGGCAAGGTGCTCGCGAGGCAGACCGGCGACACGCTGGTGACGCACCGGGGCCTGAGCGGACCGGCGCCCATGGACCTCTCGCGACACATCGAGGCGGCGCGGCGGAGCGAGCCCGGCGGGCGGCTGCGCGTGCAGATCGGCTTCTGGCCGGGCGCGACCTTCGACGAAGCCGACACCCGGCTGCGGGAGGCCGCGGAGGCGGAGCCGAGGGCGGCGGTCCGCTCCTTCCTCAAGTGGACGATCCCGCAGCGGCTGGCCGAGGCGCTGCTCGCCGGCCCCGTCGGCGTCGACCCGGGCACGCCGCTGGGGCACCTGAAGCGTGAGCACCGGCGGGCGCTCGCTCACCTGCTCGTGGCGACCGAGGTGCCCGTCGACGGCGACCGCGGCTTCGACCACGCCGAGGCGACCGCCGGCGGTGTGCCGCTGGACGAGGTCGACCCGGCGACCTTCCAGAGCCGCCGCCGCCGGGGGCTCTTCCTCGCCGGCGAGGTGCTCGACGTCGACGGCCGGATCGGCGGGTACAACTTCCAGTGGGCGTGGGCGAGCGGCTTCCTCGCGGGCTCGGCGGCGGCGGCCGCCGCCGCGGTCTGA
- a CDS encoding sugar phosphate isomerase/epimerase family protein — MRCDPIAFLQTFQEHIRHIHLKDWREEPGGGRFVELGRGNVGIDFAAVQHQLGRSGYRGWVVVETDKPTGSAAASAAASFEHLAGCTRVHTAA, encoded by the coding sequence GTGCGGTGCGACCCCATCGCGTTTCTGCAGACCTTCCAGGAGCACATCCGCCACATCCACCTCAAGGACTGGCGGGAGGAGCCCGGCGGGGGGCGTTTCGTGGAGCTGGGACGGGGCAACGTTGGGATCGACTTCGCCGCTGTGCAGCACCAGCTCGGGCGCAGCGGATACCGCGGCTGGGTCGTCGTGGAGACCGACAAACCCACCGGGTCCGCGGCCGCGTCGGCCGCCGCCAGCTTCGAGCACCTTGCCGGCTGCACGCGGGTGCACACCGCCGCCTGA
- a CDS encoding beta-ketoacyl synthase N-terminal-like domain-containing protein: MNDASPLPRRVRLAGLGLVTPLASGAWPNFSALLAGRTLADRLAKLEPDTEPMPRVLAIGGVANARFAREDPAIDLAETAAREACLEAGVEAKGLAVYLGTSKGAAAAHAAAADRLLGGPDAPPVRGPDAEAVAMGPHALFARGLARRLGVAVADHRVAACAASLVALDAAARGVASGRLDAALVVTAEAALLPLFVHAHARLGVLAPLDDYAGRPLSAARRGFVLAESAAAVVLTADDRPGIELVATAVAADGFDLLRPAPGMPALRRVAGEVIRTERVACLHPHAPGTPTHDPMELAALASAAADAPAVYAAKGAIGHGLGAAGLGSLVLAALCARANRRPPMPWIEQPLDTPLDLSPETRDLPDGLHAVFAAGFGGHVAAASLRVGRD; the protein is encoded by the coding sequence ATGAACGACGCCTCCCCCCTTCCGCGCCGCGTCCGCCTCGCCGGCCTCGGGCTCGTCACGCCGCTCGCCTCGGGGGCGTGGCCGAACTTCTCGGCCCTGCTCGCGGGCCGGACGCTGGCCGACCGGCTCGCGAAGCTCGAGCCCGACACCGAGCCGATGCCGCGCGTGCTGGCGATCGGCGGCGTCGCCAACGCCCGCTTCGCCCGCGAGGATCCGGCGATCGACCTCGCCGAGACCGCCGCCCGCGAGGCCTGCCTCGAGGCGGGCGTGGAGGCCAAAGGCCTGGCGGTTTACCTGGGCACGAGCAAGGGCGCCGCCGCCGCCCACGCCGCCGCCGCGGACCGCCTGCTCGGCGGGCCCGACGCGCCGCCGGTCCGCGGGCCCGACGCCGAGGCGGTGGCGATGGGCCCGCACGCGCTCTTCGCCCGCGGGCTGGCCCGGCGGCTGGGCGTGGCCGTCGCCGACCACCGCGTCGCGGCCTGCGCCGCCTCGCTGGTCGCGCTCGACGCCGCCGCCCGCGGCGTGGCCTCCGGCCGCCTCGACGCCGCGCTGGTCGTCACCGCCGAGGCCGCGTTGCTCCCGCTGTTCGTCCACGCCCACGCGAGGCTCGGCGTGCTCGCCCCGCTGGACGACTACGCCGGCCGGCCGCTGTCCGCCGCCCGCCGCGGCTTCGTGCTCGCCGAGTCCGCCGCCGCGGTCGTGCTGACGGCCGACGACCGCCCCGGCATCGAGCTCGTCGCCACCGCCGTCGCCGCCGACGGCTTCGACCTGCTCCGGCCCGCCCCCGGCATGCCCGCCCTGCGCCGCGTCGCCGGGGAGGTGATCCGGACCGAACGCGTCGCCTGCCTGCACCCGCACGCCCCGGGGACGCCCACGCACGACCCGATGGAACTGGCGGCGCTGGCCTCCGCCGCCGCAGACGCGCCCGCCGTCTACGCCGCCAAGGGCGCCATCGGCCACGGCCTCGGCGCCGCCGGCCTCGGCTCCCTCGTGCTCGCCGCGCTGTGCGCGAGAGCCAACCGCCGCCCGCCGATGCCGTGGATCGAGCAGCCGCTGGACACCCCCCTGGACCTCTCCCCCGAGACCCGCGACCTGCCCGACGGCCTGCACGCCGTCTTCGCCGCCGGCTTCGGCGGCCACGTCGCCGCGGCGTCGCTGCGCGTCGGGCGTGACTAG
- a CDS encoding Gfo/Idh/MocA family protein: MPAADGATYAPTGKPNPVLRDGETFPIAAVAFDHGHIHGQINGLIEAGATLRWVFSEPEHAEQAGAVAEKHGARVADTLEQVLEDPAVRLVAAAAVPSERAALGIRCMEAGKDYFTDKTPLTTLEQLDAVRAAVERTGKKYAVYFSERLHVECAMHAGTLIEQGAIGRVIHVTGFGPHRLGDPASRPDWFYQRAKYGGILTDIGSHQIEQFLHYAGCKDARVQASKIGNYNHPDQPELDDFGDCTLVGDNGATMYFRVDWFTPTGLRAWGDGRTFIVGTEGTIELRKYVDLAKPDLVGDVLLLANRDGEQRMELAGEVGFPFFGRLIRDCLDRTENAMTQAHALKAAELCVRAQMQAEKVAG; encoded by the coding sequence ATGCCCGCAGCCGACGGCGCGACCTACGCCCCCACCGGAAAGCCCAACCCCGTCCTCCGCGACGGCGAGACCTTCCCCATCGCCGCGGTCGCCTTCGACCACGGCCACATCCACGGCCAGATCAACGGCTTGATCGAGGCCGGTGCGACGCTGCGGTGGGTGTTCTCCGAGCCCGAGCACGCCGAGCAGGCGGGCGCGGTGGCGGAGAAGCACGGGGCCCGGGTCGCCGACACGCTGGAGCAGGTGCTCGAGGATCCCGCCGTGAGACTCGTCGCCGCCGCCGCCGTGCCCAGCGAGCGGGCGGCGCTGGGCATCCGCTGCATGGAGGCGGGCAAGGACTACTTCACCGACAAGACGCCGCTGACCACGCTCGAGCAGCTCGACGCGGTGAGGGCCGCGGTCGAGAGGACCGGCAAGAAGTACGCCGTCTACTTCTCCGAGCGGCTGCACGTGGAGTGCGCGATGCACGCGGGCACCCTCATCGAGCAGGGCGCGATCGGCCGGGTGATCCACGTGACCGGCTTCGGCCCGCACCGCCTCGGCGACCCGGCCTCGCGGCCGGACTGGTTCTACCAGCGGGCGAAGTACGGCGGCATCCTCACCGACATCGGAAGCCACCAGATCGAGCAGTTCCTGCACTACGCGGGCTGCAAAGACGCGAGGGTCCAGGCGAGCAAGATCGGCAACTACAACCACCCCGACCAGCCCGAGCTCGACGACTTCGGCGACTGCACGCTCGTCGGCGACAACGGGGCGACGATGTACTTCCGCGTCGACTGGTTCACGCCCACCGGCCTGCGGGCCTGGGGCGACGGGCGGACCTTCATCGTCGGCACCGAGGGCACGATCGAGCTGCGGAAGTACGTGGACCTCGCCAAGCCCGACCTCGTCGGCGACGTGCTGCTGCTGGCGAACCGAGACGGCGAGCAGCGGATGGAGCTCGCCGGCGAGGTGGGCTTCCCCTTCTTCGGCCGGCTGATCCGCGACTGCCTCGACCGGACCGAGAACGCGATGACGCAGGCCCACGCCCTCAAGGCCGCCGAGCTGTGCGTGCGGGCCCAGATGCAGGCGGAGAAGGTCGCGGGCTGA